The Halostagnicola larsenii XH-48 region CGGGAGCGACGTGAGAAAATCCCCCCGAACCCACACGCCGAGCACCGTCACACCGTGGCGCTCGAGGCGACGGGCGGCGTCGAGCGTCTCGCCGTGAAGCTGGCCGTCGGGATCGATGGGCAGTTCGACGACCTCGAGTTCGCCCTCGGGGTAGGCGGTCCTCTCCTCGCCCGCGGCGATGTCTTCGGACAGGTCGATCACGTTTCGAACTTTGTCGCCGAGTGATTTTCCCAGCCGGTGTTTCGGGGAGAGAACCTCGTCAGCGCCCGCGTATCGAAGGTACTGCGCTCGAGTCGGATCGGTGACCAGCGCGAGAATCGTCGCATCCACGTCGCGTTCGTTACTCGAGAGAACGACGCGGATGTACTGGTGTTCCGAGGCGTCGACGAGGATCGTACTCGCCGTGTCGATCTGTGCGGCATCGAGGGTTTCCTCCGATGACGGATCGCCGTAGAGTACCACGTACCCCCGTTCGTCGAGCGCCAGCGCGCGATTCGAAGACGGTTCGACGATCACGTATGGCGTTCGACTCGAGTTGAGTTCTTCGACCAGCGTCCGCGACAGTTCGGTGAAACCCACGATAATGACGTGGTCTCGCATGTCGGCGATTCGCTCCGGCGGAGTGGGTTCGGCTATCTCTGTGATCCACGGGACGACGAACACGGGGAAGGCGACGAAGATGTACGCGATACCGGTCAGCTGTATCAGGACCACGATCGCCGTCATCTGGAGCGATTCCCATGGTGCGTCCTGCCCGTATCCGGTGGTCGTCATCGACTGGACGACGATTTCGAACGCCCGGTACCAGCTCCGGGGTTCGCCCTCGAACGCGGCCATTCCCCACCTGTAGATGCCAGTGTACAGGACGACGAAGAGGAGAAGTGATCCGACGTACATTCCGAGACGCCGTCTCAAACTGAGCACGATCGACCACCTGACAGCAGTTTGCGGTCGTCGCGGCGTCGTAGCGAGTCCATCGGACTAGCCCTCGTCTCCACCGCGAACGATAATCGTTCTTGCCCGTGAACTCGCGCGGGCGTACTCCCCGGCACCCGCCAGCGAAGTGTTTCGTCGCGGCGAGACGAGGGAGGAAAAGACATACTAGGTGGACGCCCCAAAGTGTGGGTATGGGACTTGGAAGCACGGCGAAGAAGATTCAGATAATCTCGGACAAGGCCGAACAGATGTACAAGCAAGTCCAGCAACTCCAGCAGCGAATCATCAACCTCGAGGAGGAAGTCGACGACACCCACGACACCGTCGACAGTCTCGATCACCAGCTCACCGAACAGCGGGAGTTGTTGCTTGCAATCGCTGACGAACACGGAATCGACGGCGACGCGATACTGGCCGACGCCGCAATTGACAGCGCCGAGCAACCGGACGATTCCGGCGACGAAGCCGAACCGACCGCTTCCGAACCGAGCGAGGGGTCTGCGACGGCCACTGAACAGTAACGGGCTGTTTCCTGCGAAATCCACTTTCGAGCGACCACACGGTACCGATAGGCTCGAGTCAGGAGATGGGAGCCTTATCAACGGGCGGACTGACACCGCGCAAGTGTCGGCTGGCCACTTATTCGTTCTCGCGATGTCTCGGAGCTATGGGTACCGAACGGATGTCGACGCGACGGACCGTGCTTCGGATCATCGGCGGGTCGGCAGCGATGGCGCTCGTCGCCGGCTGTGGCGACGACGAAACCGAGTCCGAAGAGGGCACTGGAAACGGGCAAGATATCGAAGGGGACGACGGCGACGAGGATGACGGCGACAACGGTAGCGGCGACGAGAATAACAGTGACGACGCTGAGAGCGGGGGTGACTAACGGAACGAACGACGAATCAGGAGAATCTGAAATATCCAACTGCGCTGACTGCCCTCGAGTTTGTGTGTGCGGACGAATCGACGTTCGAGATCAGTTGACGAGTCGGCGATGCTCGACTTTCATACACCGGTCTTGAACGACTTGACGGCCGGAATCTTCGACGCGGGCCGCGGCGTCGTCGTCGCTGATCCCCAACTGCGTCCAGACCACGTCGACGTCCTCGCGCTCGAGCACGTCGTCGACGATCCCGTCAACCTCGTCGCTCGGTCGGAACACGCAGACGACGTCGATCGGTTCCTCGAGTTCGTCCAGCGAATCCGCGACGGGACGGTCGAATATCTCCTCCGCGAACGGATTGACCGGGTGGATGTCGTATCCGTGCTCGAGCAAGTACGCCGGCACGTCGTGGGCCGCTTTGCCCGGCGAACTCGAGCAGCCGACCACGGCGATCGAGTCGTTCTCGAGAATCGTTCGGAGTTCCTCGTCGGTCTCGACTGGCATACCGTCTCGTAGGACCTGTGCCTGTAAACGTCTGTGGGATGTTCAGGTTGCTCGAGCCGTCTCCGTCAGAGGATCCCCAGCAACTCGTCGACGCGGCCCACGATAAACGCCAGCGCGGCGAGAAACGTGCCGTATTTGAGCAGCGACTGCCCGCTCGTCGGATCGTCGAAACTCCGCAGCCCCGCGTACAGCATCACCAGATCCGCCGGAATAACGACAACGAGGTATGCGAGACCGAAGTACTCGAGCAGATACGGGAGCGGGCTCGCGAGGACGCCGACCACGAGCAAGCCGAGCGCGACCAGTAACGCCCGGCGCTCGCCGATCGCGATCGGGAGCGTGTTGAGCCCTTCCGCTCGATCGCCATCGACGTCCTCCACGTCTTTGATGATCTCCCGCGTCAGCGTCGCGATGGCGGCGAGCAAAAAGAGCACGCCCGCCGTTTGGATTTCCCCAACCGCCGCGCTTCCGAAGAGGAACGTGCTCCCGACCAGATAGGCGACGAGGGCGTTGCCGATCCCCGGGAGTCCCTTGAACACCTCGGTGTACGCGATCAAGGCGAGCAAGTTTATCCCGGCGATGGCGATGGCGAGCGTCGGTAGCGTAAGCGACAACCCAACCGCCGCGACGAAGAGGACGACGCTGAATCCCAGCGCACCGTTCGGGCTCACCGCACCGCGCGGAATCGCTCGCTCGGGCTGATTGATCCGATCGATTTCCCTGTCGAAGTAATCGTTGATCGCGTTCCCGGCCCCGACGGCGAGTCCCGTCGCCAAGACGGCGGCACCGACCGAAAACGGCGCATTCTCAACCCCACCTGCGACGAACGCGCCGATACCCGTGAGGACGCTCGCAGCGATCACGTTCACGGGACGCGTCAACTCGAGCAACCCACGCGCCGTCTCCGCCGCTGTCATATGCCGGAGTGGTTAGCCCCGAGAGATAAACAAACCGATACCGGCTCGCTCCGATCCGTTCGCCGACCGCCGGTCTCCTATCGCCACTCCTCGAGCTCGCAGAGCGAATCGGGAGCGACGGTGATCCACTGACCCTGATTCTCGTCGTCGCTCGAGCGCCCCGGAACCGCGGTCCACGTTTCGTCGTCGCTGCTCAGTAGCTCGAGAACGGCACCCGCTGGCTCATCGGCGTCCGGAATGGAGGATTCGTTCGTCATCATGACTCATCTTCGTCTTGGAACGCCGGTCTAATGACCCGTGTGAATATTTTCATCGACTGAGAACTACCGATGGTCGAACTCGGGGGGCGCTCGAGGCGGGCCCAAATCGAGTAACTTATACGGAGCCATCGGGAACGAACTGGTACGGGCGCTTAGCTCAGTCTGGACAGAGTGCTTGGCTTCGGACCAAACCGTCGCGGGTTCAAATCCTGCAGCGCCCATGTTTCTGTCGCGAACAACACCGTGAGCGACAGATACTGAACCGCGAAGGATTTGAAAGAGAGAACACCGAGCAAAGCGAGGTGTTCACGTGGTTCAAATCCTGCAGCGCCTCCAGACGGATCGATTTTCGACGACGCTATCCGAAATCTCGAGCCGAGAAAGTGATCGCGCCCCGTTCTGGTGTGATCGGGGCTTCGAGCGTTCTCAAGAAGTCGCTGACGTAGCGTCCCGCTCGATTTGCTCGTACAGGTAATACGAATACGCTATTGTCACGACCGCGGTCAGAAGGACTGGAACGAGCAGGAAGTAGACGGCGAGCTCGCCGAACAGGAGGCCACCGAGCGCGAGAACCGCGCTGAGTTTGAACAGCTTCCCGCCGAGTTCGTGCGTTCGGTCCCACACTTCGTCGTTACTGAGCGTCCACGGCGTTCTGATCCCGACGAACCAGTTTTGCTTTGCCTTCGTGAGAACGATTCCGGTGTAGTAGAAAAGTAGCGCCAGCCCAACGACCAGCAAGTGCATGAAGGGAAACTCGAGACCGAGGTTGAACGCGAGAACGCCGGCGTGCACGAGAAACACGAAGGCGGTCACCACGACGACGAACCAGTCGTAGTACTGGCGAAAGCCGGCGATGTTCTCCCGGCGCGGGTCGATCCGCGGAAGGACGGCGAACAACGCGATGAGACCGCCCATGAGCACAGGCGGGAGCCATATCGCCTGGGCCTTCGGCATCGTCCCGGTTGGCTCGCCGGCAGCGTTCCAGTTCGTCACGAGTTGGTCGGGGACCGAGGGCTTGAGGGCGTAGCTCAAAAGCGCCGCGAGTATCGCAATACTACCCGCGATTGCGAATCTATGTACCGTTTTCATACGACGTCTTTATCGGCACAGTGTTTCAAGGTTCGCGACTGTTCAGGCCGCTCCTCGAACAGGGTAGTGTTCCTTCGAAATTCGGCTACTCGAGTCCTAATCCGCTCTCGAGTGTCGCCGCTTACACAAGATGCAGGAAAAAGTTCGCGACTTTAGTCGTGTAGAGGTTGTCACTCTGCAGTGCCACCGAGCGATGTTTCGTCGTCTAACTCGTCAACGAGAACGAAGCTAGTCGACCCACAACTGCAGCTATCGGTCCCGATCGGCTGAATATTCCCGGTCGGCCACTGTCGGGCAGCGTATGCCGACCCGCATTCGACGCATTCGGCTAATTCTCTCGTAATCTCGTCTCTATTTGCCATTCCTCAGCACGTCTACGCTCGCACCGGTATATTATTGTTTCTGCCCGGAGGGTTCAACTTTGATGATATATTCGCCGAATTTTTTAAAATATGACGACTAGTCTTCCGTATGAACACTCGATGGCAGCAGCCGTTTGAACGACGCTTCGTGGATTTTTCGTCGGTACTGCAGTCGCGCTCGTAACAGGCGTTGTCGCGTTTAGAGATCCGTGGCAAGAATAGTTCTTCACCGCCGTTGGAACTTGAATCGGAATTGCGATCGGATTCTCTCGAGACCGACTAGCGATCCCGGTCCGAAAGATGTCCCGGTGAGAATATCCGTTGGAACGGTTCTGTCCGTCTCATCCCCGCGATCATATGTGCGCCGTGAGGGGCCTCGAGCGATGACGGCCTTCGAACGCTAACGCGA contains the following coding sequences:
- a CDS encoding geranylgeranylglycerol-phosphate geranylgeranyltransferase, producing the protein MTAAETARGLLELTRPVNVIAASVLTGIGAFVAGGVENAPFSVGAAVLATGLAVGAGNAINDYFDREIDRINQPERAIPRGAVSPNGALGFSVVLFVAAVGLSLTLPTLAIAIAGINLLALIAYTEVFKGLPGIGNALVAYLVGSTFLFGSAAVGEIQTAGVLFLLAAIATLTREIIKDVEDVDGDRAEGLNTLPIAIGERRALLVALGLLVVGVLASPLPYLLEYFGLAYLVVVIPADLVMLYAGLRSFDDPTSGQSLLKYGTFLAALAFIVGRVDELLGIL
- a CDS encoding SdpI family protein, producing MKTVHRFAIAGSIAILAALLSYALKPSVPDQLVTNWNAAGEPTGTMPKAQAIWLPPVLMGGLIALFAVLPRIDPRRENIAGFRQYYDWFVVVVTAFVFLVHAGVLAFNLGLEFPFMHLLVVGLALLFYYTGIVLTKAKQNWFVGIRTPWTLSNDEVWDRTHELGGKLFKLSAVLALGGLLFGELAVYFLLVPVLLTAVVTIAYSYYLYEQIERDATSATS
- a CDS encoding NAD-binding protein produces the protein MYVGSLLLFVVLYTGIYRWGMAAFEGEPRSWYRAFEIVVQSMTTTGYGQDAPWESLQMTAIVVLIQLTGIAYIFVAFPVFVVPWITEIAEPTPPERIADMRDHVIIVGFTELSRTLVEELNSSRTPYVIVEPSSNRALALDERGYVVLYGDPSSEETLDAAQIDTASTILVDASEHQYIRVVLSSNERDVDATILALVTDPTRAQYLRYAGADEVLSPKHRLGKSLGDKVRNVIDLSEDIAAGEERTAYPEGELEVVELPIDPDGQLHGETLDAARRLERHGVTVLGVWVRGDFLTSLPPTVHADENTTLLVVGNEDDLETVEEIVGSDRYRYETGRGPVVIVGAGIVGKTAMGTLERAGIETTLVDREEGRFVDVVGDATTVDTLTEANLRDANTMLIALDDDDDAILTTLVARSLVDELEIVVASDREASVSRLRTAGANDVLSLPNVAARMISLRVFDRETMVLGERVSIARVETADLATEEFEHDERETIRDRTGCSVVGLEYDGHLTTDVQARSLTGSDALVIAGSQTDVETFLERYTSA
- a CDS encoding CoA-binding protein — its product is MPVETDEELRTILENDSIAVVGCSSSPGKAAHDVPAYLLEHGYDIHPVNPFAEEIFDRPVADSLDELEEPIDVVCVFRPSDEVDGIVDDVLEREDVDVVWTQLGISDDDAAARVEDSGRQVVQDRCMKVEHRRLVN
- a CDS encoding DUF5798 family protein, with product MGLGSTAKKIQIISDKAEQMYKQVQQLQQRIINLEEEVDDTHDTVDSLDHQLTEQRELLLAIADEHGIDGDAILADAAIDSAEQPDDSGDEAEPTASEPSEGSATATEQ